A genomic segment from Nitrospirota bacterium encodes:
- a CDS encoding molybdopterin molybdotransferase MoeA, whose product MISVEGALNIILGGKVTPDKEEIPIQSAGARILSQDILAPHDQPPWDNSAMDGYAVRWEDIQPKGSAKTIQLKVIEVISAGKTPEQTISKKVCAKIMTGARIPPGADTIVPVEVTEKKGKNVVIQDAGMKGSHIRLQGEDVRRGSVILKKGKVIRPSEIAMLASLGKGKVPVYKKPVVAVLSSGDELADLHETRTENKIFNSNGYALSAQVLEAGGEPLLLGIAADHKSALLKKFQEGKRADILIVSGGVSMGDFDYVKEILSTHGKMHFWKVAMRPGSPMAFGEMDGKPFFGLPGNPVSCMVTFKIFVEPLIKKWGGALQFETKLVRAKLSHDIEKKRGMRSFSRGVLSYPHHEWVVRSTGEQGSHLIHSMVEANCLMDLPEEAEIVKKGEEINVIPF is encoded by the coding sequence ATGATTTCTGTGGAAGGAGCGCTCAATATTATTCTGGGCGGCAAAGTCACTCCGGACAAAGAGGAAATTCCAATCCAGTCTGCCGGTGCCAGAATTCTTTCCCAGGACATTTTGGCGCCTCATGATCAGCCACCCTGGGACAATTCCGCGATGGATGGCTATGCGGTCAGATGGGAAGATATTCAACCCAAGGGATCGGCTAAAACGATTCAGCTGAAGGTAATTGAAGTGATCTCTGCAGGCAAAACCCCCGAGCAGACCATCTCAAAAAAGGTGTGTGCAAAAATCATGACGGGCGCCCGGATACCTCCCGGCGCCGATACGATTGTGCCTGTTGAAGTCACTGAAAAAAAGGGAAAGAATGTCGTAATTCAAGATGCGGGGATGAAAGGATCTCATATCCGTTTACAGGGAGAAGATGTCCGTCGTGGATCCGTCATTCTGAAAAAAGGAAAAGTGATCCGGCCCTCCGAAATTGCGATGTTAGCCTCCTTAGGAAAAGGGAAAGTTCCCGTATATAAGAAACCAGTTGTTGCGGTTCTCTCTTCGGGGGATGAACTGGCTGACCTTCATGAAACCAGAACAGAAAACAAGATATTTAACTCAAACGGGTATGCTCTTTCAGCGCAGGTCCTGGAAGCAGGGGGAGAGCCTCTTCTTCTGGGAATCGCGGCCGATCACAAAAGCGCGTTGCTCAAAAAGTTCCAGGAAGGGAAGCGTGCCGATATTTTGATCGTATCCGGCGGAGTCTCCATGGGAGATTTTGACTATGTGAAAGAGATTTTGTCTACACATGGCAAGATGCATTTTTGGAAAGTGGCAATGAGGCCCGGATCGCCTATGGCATTCGGCGAAATGGATGGGAAGCCGTTTTTCGGACTTCCAGGCAATCCGGTCTCGTGCATGGTTACCTTCAAGATATTTGTCGAGCCGTTGATCAAAAAATGGGGCGGCGCGCTTCAGTTCGAGACGAAACTCGTTCGGGCCAAACTAAGCCACGATATTGAAAAGAAGAGAGGGATGCGTTCTTTCTCGCGAGGGGTTCTCTCGTATCCCCATCACGAATGGGTTGTTCGATCGACGGGTGAACAAGGTTCTCATTTGATCCATTCAATGGTTGAAGCCAACTGTTTAATGGACCTTCCGGAAGAGGCAGAAATAGTCAAGAAGGGTGAAGAAATAAATGTCATCCCTTTTTAA
- a CDS encoding molybdenum cofactor guanylyltransferase has product MEWTALVLAGGESLRMKEEKAFLQFEGKCLLERTLDLLKPLFHEIRIIARRPEKFQGFSVPLFVDLFPDGGPMAGIYTGLMKSRGPVFAVAVDMPYLNPDLIRFLCEKSRGFDAALFRSPDGLHPLHAVYHQTVLPEMENAIMKREYKMVNLFKKIKTLEIKTEEVRSLDPLMRGLTNINTPEDFKNLLNDK; this is encoded by the coding sequence ATGGAATGGACGGCTCTGGTTCTAGCCGGAGGAGAAAGTCTCCGGATGAAAGAAGAGAAAGCTTTCCTTCAATTTGAAGGAAAGTGTCTCCTTGAACGCACCCTCGATTTGCTCAAACCCCTTTTTCATGAAATAAGGATCATTGCCAGAAGGCCGGAGAAGTTTCAGGGTTTTTCGGTGCCTCTGTTTGTTGATCTTTTCCCTGATGGCGGCCCGATGGCAGGGATTTATACCGGTCTCATGAAATCCAGAGGTCCGGTTTTTGCGGTGGCTGTCGATATGCCCTATCTCAATCCCGATTTGATCCGTTTTCTTTGTGAGAAATCCAGGGGGTTTGATGCCGCACTTTTTCGATCTCCGGATGGTCTTCATCCGCTTCATGCCGTTTATCATCAAACCGTGCTTCCGGAGATGGAAAATGCGATCATGAAGAGAGAGTATAAAATGGTGAATCTATTTAAAAAAATTAAAACGCTTGAAATCAAAACAGAAGAAGTGAGATCTTTAGATCCCCTGATGCGGGGGTTGACCAATATCAATACGCCTGAAGATTTTAAAAATCTGTTGAATGATAAATAA
- a CDS encoding Rieske 2Fe-2S domain-containing protein — translation MDRLFKVGRPDEIPLGEGRKFRCQEEEIGIFNLGNEFLAVSNRCPHQGGPLSDGIVAGLEVICPMHGRKVNLKTGCVANEKEKIKQYEVVLKEGEIFLKC, via the coding sequence ATGGATAGACTATTCAAGGTGGGGAGACCCGATGAGATTCCTCTTGGCGAAGGAAGAAAATTCAGGTGTCAGGAAGAAGAGATTGGAATTTTTAATCTTGGAAATGAATTCTTGGCTGTGTCGAACCGTTGTCCGCATCAAGGCGGGCCCTTATCCGACGGAATCGTGGCCGGTCTCGAGGTGATTTGTCCAATGCATGGCAGGAAGGTGAATTTGAAAACAGGGTGTGTGGCAAACGAAAAAGAAAAAATCAAACAATACGAGGTCGTTCTTAAAGAGGGAGAGATCTTTTTAAAATGCTGA